The sequence AGTTGGATTAATAATTTTTTCCATATGGTTCCCCTCCTCAACTTATCTAATATTATAGGCGTACATGATAACGTACGTCAATTGCAAACTATTATATCGCCAAAGGAGATTATGACTTATGCAACAAATCGTCCTACCCATCAAAGATTCAAATGTCCTTAAAGAAGTTCAAGATACCTTGCTTCATAGTTTTAAAGCCGGTCAACGCAACTACACCATTTTTCAAGTGGGCAAAGCGACCTTGTTACGTGTGAGCGATGTTATGAGACTCCGCTGGGCAGATGTCTTCAATGAAAATGGTACCGTGCGTCAGAATGCGTTTATCCACGATAAAAAAACGGGCAAAGCCAATTTGCTCTACTTAAAACCAGTTCAAACGGGTTTATTAGCCTATCAAGGGTGGTTACAAGAAAATCATCTGGCCTCAGAATGGTTGTTTTCTTCGATTCAGCACCCTGATCGACATATCACGGAAAAACAGTTCTACAAAATCATGAGCAAGGTTGGTGATCTGTTAGGAATTAATTATCTAGGTACCCATACGATGTGCAAAACAGGTGCTTATCGCGTCTATACGCAATCAAATTTTAATATTGGCTTAGTCATGCACTTGTTAAATCATTCTAGTGAAGCCATGACACTAGCTTACTTAGGCTTGGATCAAGCCAGTCAAGAAACCATGCTCGATCAAATTGATTTTGGATAACTATGTGT comes from Pediococcus inopinatus and encodes:
- a CDS encoding site-specific integrase yields the protein MQQIVLPIKDSNVLKEVQDTLLHSFKAGQRNYTIFQVGKATLLRVSDVMRLRWADVFNENGTVRQNAFIHDKKTGKANLLYLKPVQTGLLAYQGWLQENHLASEWLFSSIQHPDRHITEKQFYKIMSKVGDLLGINYLGTHTMCKTGAYRVYTQSNFNIGLVMHLLNHSSEAMTLAYLGLDQASQETMLDQIDFG